Below is a window of Congzhengia minquanensis DNA.
ATTTCGGCTTTCCCCATGTCCGGCCGTGTGGTTCATAAAATGGGCTTAAAGGAAGACCCGCAGAACTTTCTTTTAATGCACTCCATCGGTGTAAACGTTTCCGGGCAGATTGCTTCGGTCATCGCCGGCGGATTGATTTTAAACTTTTTCTTGCGTTAGGAGGCAAAAATTATGACATTTCGCCCTTTTGAATTTATAGCGAACTTAAAATATATGGGAATTGGCATGCTGAGCATTTTAATCGTTATCGGCGTCATCATGCTGGTTACAATTATTTTAAACAAAACATCTAAAAATAAAGACTGAATAAAAAGAAGCCCCGCGTAAAATAACGCGGGGCTTCTTTACTTTATAAACGCTTTTATTTTGCTTTCCAGTTTTCCATAGTCATCTGCTATGCACACAACAACCAGCTTATCGTTTGCATAAATAAAGGGGCGGTTCAGCTTTGGCATTTCCCCCGGAATATAATTCTGAAAGCTGTTTTTCCTGCTCTCAATGTAGTCTTTTGCCTTTTGCTTTACTTTTGCCCCGTCGCCTTCATCTTTCACCTCAAAAACGGCGATTTCCTCTGCCGTGGCTCCGCCTCCG
It encodes the following:
- a CDS encoding oxaloacetate decarboxylase; the protein is MTFRPFEFIANLKYMGIGMLSILIVIGVIMLVTIILNKTSKNKD